Part of the Flavobacterium okayamense genome, TTGTTTGTAAAGAACTTTCTCATTTGGCAATAAGTTGATACAATTATCTAAAATTGTTTTTGCTTCATTTATTTTTCCTTCTTCAGCTAAAGCTTGTGCTAAAAAGTAATAGTTTCGTCTAATTATTGATTGCGAATATTCAATTGTTTCACTTTCAATAATTTCATTTTGATTAAAAATTCCGTTAAATGTAATTTCATTATTTAAAAGCGGAAACATATTTTCAGTGTCAACTATTTTAGGATTTAATCCTTTTTCTTTTCGTATTATTGGATATAATATCTCAACAAATCCATTTTGAATAGTATGATTTTGTAAGCCAATATAATGATCGGTTTTACCATTTACACTAAAACAGATTGGTCTTTGCGTTAGGTTGTTTTGAATAATATCAAGTAATATTAATTCATTTATTTGATAGAATTCTTTTGTAAATCGCCATTCTATATTGGTGATGAATTTTGCATTTAGCTTCTCTGTGTTAATGAGGTTGCTATATGCAATTTTTGAAGAGTCAATTTGAATGTTAAATATATCATTTGGAATATAGTGTTGTTGTTTTCCATTCCAATTTATAGTTGATTTTTCATTGTTTAGAAATCCGATTAAATCATTTACATTAATAGATTGGTTCGTTTCCTTTTGAAAAGGAATTAATTTTGATTTACCTTCAATATAAATGTTTTTAGTTAAGGAATGATTTACAGGTAAAGCATTAAAATTTTTAGAATTTAATTTATCAATGAAAAATTCTAAATTTAGTTGGTCAAAGTTAATTATTCTTACATCAGTTCTAAAATTTTCAACCTCTTGTAAATACCATAATGAAAATGAAAAATTGTCACCATTTGTAATTAATATAGCATTTTGTGGGCATGATTGTAAATAAGCTTTTCCTAAATCATAAGCAAAAGTATCTTTTGAACGTTGATGATTGTCAAAATTTTTTGCCAATAATTGAATTGGTGCAAAAAGTGAAACAATAATTGTTGCAAAAGCTAATTTGATTTTTTTATTCTTAAAGAACGTCAACCATTTTATTATTTGAATAAGAGAAAGTCCAACCCATAATGAAAAAATGATAAAAGAGCCTAAAAAGATATAATCACGTTCTCGTATTAAAATACTTTCGGGTAATGGATTAACGTAAATTATAATTCCAATTCCAAAAGTTAGAAAGAACAATAATGTTACTAATAAAAATGTTCTACTTTTTCGAATTGCAAATAAACCTATTAAGCCTAATATAAATGGTAAGAAATAATATCCATCATTACTTTTATCTTTTTTGTAAGCTTCGGGTGTGATAATTTCTTCGCCAATTCTAAATTTATCAAATGTATTAATTCCACTTTTCCAATTTCCATTAAAAATGTCTCCTGTACCTTTAATTGTGTTTTGTCGACCTATAAAGTTCCATCCTAAATATCTAAAGTAAAGCCAGTTGATTTGATAATTATAAAAAAAAGCCAAATTCTCAGAAAAAGTAGGCTTTAAAATTTCTTGTATTTTACCTTTAATTGAATAATTAAATTTTTCTCCATTAATGGTAGCCCAGTTTCTGTAACCTATCGAACTAACAGAATTTTGACTGTACATTCTTGGAAACAACATTTTAAATTCATCTGCATAATTTGGGATGCTATAATACCCATCATCTACAACTTCGTATTTCTTTGTTATATCATTATAAGAGGTTATTTTTCTTCCATCAACAAAAGGAGTAATCTTGTCTAAAGGAGCATTGAAGGATGTTCCGTAAAGTAATGGAATTTTATCAACGCCAAATTGTTTAGCTTGTATATAATTTAATAAATCATTGCTTGATTTTATTTGGTATGAAAAGGGAGTTGAAACATTATTTCTTAAAATGGGTAGCAAATAAGAGCTTCCTCCAATAAAAAAAAGTAATGTTGATAAAACAATAAATTTTAATTTGTTGTTTTTAACTTTTAAAAGAAGAACAAAGCAAATAGATAAAAGTCCTAGAATAGAAATTAATAAGCCTGAATTTACTGGGAAGCTGAATCTATTCACTAAGAAAATATCTAAAACGGAAGATGTTTTTAAAAAACCCTGAATTCCAAAAAGATAAATACAAAAAAATAAAATAACCGATGCGAGTAAATAAATCCCAATGAATTTCCAATTTTCGTTTTTCTTTTTATGAGCATAAAGTACTGATAAAGGAACAATCACAGAAAGATTTATTAAATGGACACCTACTGAAATACCTAATAAAAAACTGAAAAATAAAATTAATCTTTTAGATTTTTTTTCATCTTTTGACTGACTCCACAATAAAGCAATATAAAAAGATAGTAACAATAAAAAACTTGAAAGTGTATAAACTTCGGTTTCGGTTGAAGCTGTCCAAAAACTAGTTGAAAAGGCAAGGGTTAAAGCACTAATCGTTCCTGAGCTGATTGAAATCCATTTTGAATATAAACTATCATTCTGCATTTTACTGCAAACCATATACGATATTTTGAATAAGAAAACTACTGTAAGTGAACCAAATAAAGAAGAAATTAAATTACAAATTAAAGCACTCCATGTGACCGGGAAAAAAAGTAAAATAAAGCTACTTAATAAGGTATAAAAAGGCGCTCCGGGTGAATGTGTTGCCTCTAGATTTAGGTTAGTAGTTATAAACTCAGAACTGTCCCAAAAATTTATTGTCCTAGAAGCTGTGAATGTATAGACCGAAAATGTAAATATAAAAATTAATAAAGAAGTAAAGTTTTCGGTTTTTTTCATAATGAATAAAAATATGGTGGTGCAATTTAATAGAAAATTATCAAAAAAGTTGTTGTATTTAATCGGAAAAAAAAGCATTTGATAGATAAAAGCGCTTTCTGTTGTTAAAAAAGTTAACTTTGCAACAATCTAACCGCATATTTTAACTTAAAAACAATGAAAAAAATTTTACTAGTTTCATGTTTACTAACAACCTTTTTAGGTCTATCGCAAACATTAAATGAAGTTCAAGGAACAGGTTCTGGAGTTAGTATAACTTCAGGAGATTACAACACTTTCTACGGAGATAGCTCTGGTGCTTTAACAACTTCTGGTTCACAAAATACTTTTGTAGGGTATCAATCAGGTAGAAGTAATACTACTTCTGAAGGTGTATTTATAGGATATACAGCTGGTTATAATAATACAACTGGTTTTGACAATACTTTTATTGGTCATCAAGCAGGATATTCAAATGTTACTGCTGGGGATAATGTATTTATTGGAACGGAGTCTGGTGAAATGAATACTACAGGCTACGATAATACTTTCGTAGGTGAAGAGTCAGGTACTAGTAATACAACAGGTTATGAAAATACTTTTATTGGTGAAGATGCTGGATTTAGTAATACTACAGGTTATAAAAACGTATTTGTAGGTAATGAGGCAGGTATTTCAGCAAATGTAGGGTATAGAAATGTTGCAGTAGGTAGTGAGGCAATGAGTGATGTAGATGATGGTCATCATAATACGTCTATTGGAGATTCTTCTGCAATTGATGTTGGAGATGGTATTTATAATACAATGGTAGGTGCAGCATCTGGTGTTGCTACTGAATGGGCAGATTTTAACACTTTTGTTGGGGCAATGTCAGGTTGGGACAATAATAGAACAAACTCTCTTACTAATGCAAATAGAAATACATATGTAGGAATGTTGTCAGGTGCTTCAAATAGAGAAGGTGAAGATAATGTTGGAATGGGAGCTTTTTCAGGATATGGTAGAGCATCTGGAGTAACATCTAATAGTAATTTTACTAGTTGGAGTGGAAATACTAATAGAAACAGAACTACGTTTATTGGTTCTCAAGCTATAGCTGCTCAAAATGATGCAATAACTATGGGCTATTATTCTTATAATGAAGGTCAGTATGCTATCGGTATAGGAAATGAAGGAAATATGCAAAATGCTGTTGGAGCTATTGGGATGGGATATCAGTTTCAAACTACAGACAATTCAGATTATTCAATCGCAATTGGAAATCAAGTAAATGTTGCACAATCTAACGCTGTTGGTATTGGTTCAGGAGTGATTGTAGAAAATGTAGGTGCTATAGCTATAGGTAATGGAGCTTCATCTACAAATCCAAGTGCATTGAATCCAACATATAATATTGCTATAGGTTATAACGCAAATGTTCAAGGTTTCAATTCAGTAGCTATTGGTAATGCTGCAACAGCAGTTAACGATAATACAATGGTTTTAGGTGGAGTTACAAATCCTTTAAGTGTAGGTGTTGGTACAGACACACCTAATGCAAATGCATCATTAGATTTAGCAGATACAAATAAAGGATTTCAAGTAAACCGTATGCCAACAGCCAATAGAACAACGCTTGAAGGTGGTCTAACAACAACAGATGCAGGTTTAATGGTTTTTGATACAGATGATAAGATTTTATATGTTTGGGATGGAGCTGCTTGGTCTACTTCAACAATTGATATTCAAGCTTTATCTGATTTAGAAGATAGAGTTGAAGCGTTAGAAGATGCAGCAGACGGTTCGGGAACTGATATGACTCCAGAAATGTTCAATTATCAAACAGCTATTAAAGACACAAATGGAGATGCAATTGCGAACCAAAGTGTTTCTTTTAGAATTAGTATTCTAGAAACTACAAATTCGGGTACAGTAATTTATGAAGAAACACATTCAACTACTACATCTCAATATGGTATAGTGAATTTTCAAATCGGTAGTGGTTCAGTTACAAGTGGTGACTTTACAACAATTGATTGGGCGGGAGATTTACACTTTGTTAAAGTAGAGGCAGATGTAACAGGAGGTTCTAGTTATACTACACTTGGAACAACACAATTAATTAGTGTTCCTTATGCGTTACACTCTAAAACAGCAGATAGATTGTCTGGTTATTCTGGAAGTACTTTAAAAACAAGTTTAGATGATAAAGACAACAGAATTAAGACTCTTGAAGATGAAGTTAAAGAATTGAAAAAATTAGTAAATCAATTAATTCAATCTAAAAACTAACTTGCCAAAATAATTTTATAATGAATAAATTTTATTACTTAATTATTTCAATACTTCTTAGCTCGTTCTGTTTCTCGCAAACTATCGAAAGGGAAGTTGTGGCAAGTTCTGGAAACACTTTAACAACAGGTTCATATATGTTTGATTATACCATTGGAGAAGTTGTTATAAATGTTTCTACTGATGGAACCAACACATATAATCAAGGTTTTCAACAACCTAGAGATTTTATTTGTGGTGATAAGTCTAGTACTTGGGATGGTTTAGCTTGGAGTAATGGAGTTCCTGATTCAAAAACAAAAGTCGTATTTACTGGTAATTACAATTCATCAGGAGATTTAGAAGCTTGTTCAGTTACAGTATCAAACGCTGCTTTAGTAACTTTTTCTAGTAACCATACTTTGATAGTTGAAGGTAGTGTTACTGTTGATTTAGGGGCGTTACTTACTATTGAAAATAATGCTGCTTTAAGACAAATTAATGATGATGCCAATTCTGGAGATATAGTTTTGAATAGAGATTCAGCGCCAATGATTCGTTTAGATTATACTGCTTGGTCTTCTCCAGTATCGGGTCAACAATTATTAGCCTTTTCTCCAAATACTATTTTTACTCGTTTTTATGAGTATTTATATACAGGAACAACAACACCTACAGCCTATCAATCTGTTGATGCTACTTCAAATTTTGAAGTAGGAAAAGGATATATGATTCGTGTTGCAAATACCTGGTCGTCAACTGTTCCTACTGCATATAATGGGGTTTTTCAAGGTGTCCCTACTAATGGAGACGTAGTGCAAACCGTTGGTATGGGATATAATTTAATAGGTAATCCATATCCTTCTCCTGTAGATGCAGATATATTTTTAACAGATAATCCAAGTGTAGGAACGCTATATTTTTGGACGCATACAGTACCTGCAAGTGGAGGTGTTTATCCGGTTAATAATTTTGCATCTTATACAACTTTAGGAGGAACAGCATCTGCTGCAGGCGGAGAAGTTCCTAATGGAATTATACAAAATGCTCAAGGATTTTATGTGCAAGCAACTTCCGCAGGAGATTTAAATTTTTTTAATACTCAAAGGGTTAACGCATCATTGAGTTCACAATTTTTTAAAGCTACTGTTGAAAAACATAGATTTTGGTTAAATTTAAACGACAATGTTAATAATTATAATCAAATTCTTATTGGTTATGCTCAGAATGCGACAAATGGATTTGATAATTTAATTGATGGAAAAACTTTAGATAAATCAAATTCGATGATATATAACCTTATTGATAATGAGGAGTATGTTATTCAAGGTAAAGCTTTGCCATTTAATGATAACGATGTTGTAGAATTAGGTTTTAAAGCGATAAATGATGGTGTTTATAATATTTCCTTTGAAACACAAGATGGTTTGTTTGAAACACAAAGCATTTATATACATGACAAGTATGAAGGAATCATTCACGATGTTAAATTAACCCCATATATTTTTACAAGTCAGTCAGGAGTTTTTAATGATCGATTTGAAGTTGTTTATAAAGATGGGTTGATTGATAATGATTTAGAGGATAATTCTAATGTTTTAAATGTTTTTTCGAATGATAACGGATTAAATATTACTTCTTCTTTAATTAATTTAAATGAAGTAATTGTTTTTGATATTTTAGGGAGAAAATTATTTGAAAAGAAAAATATTAATAGTAATACGCTTCAGATAAAAAGTATTTTAACAAACAATATGACTTTGATAGTTAAAACAAAATTGACATCAGGTAAGATTGATACGAGGAAAATTATTTATCAAATAAAATAAAAAAAAGCCAGTCATTAATGACTGGCTTTTTTTTATTTCTTAATCTAGATTAACTTCTGTTT contains:
- a CDS encoding T9SS sorting signal type C domain-containing protein, which encodes MNKFYYLIISILLSSFCFSQTIEREVVASSGNTLTTGSYMFDYTIGEVVINVSTDGTNTYNQGFQQPRDFICGDKSSTWDGLAWSNGVPDSKTKVVFTGNYNSSGDLEACSVTVSNAALVTFSSNHTLIVEGSVTVDLGALLTIENNAALRQINDDANSGDIVLNRDSAPMIRLDYTAWSSPVSGQQLLAFSPNTIFTRFYEYLYTGTTTPTAYQSVDATSNFEVGKGYMIRVANTWSSTVPTAYNGVFQGVPTNGDVVQTVGMGYNLIGNPYPSPVDADIFLTDNPSVGTLYFWTHTVPASGGVYPVNNFASYTTLGGTASAAGGEVPNGIIQNAQGFYVQATSAGDLNFFNTQRVNASLSSQFFKATVEKHRFWLNLNDNVNNYNQILIGYAQNATNGFDNLIDGKTLDKSNSMIYNLIDNEEYVIQGKALPFNDNDVVELGFKAINDGVYNISFETQDGLFETQSIYIHDKYEGIIHDVKLTPYIFTSQSGVFNDRFEVVYKDGLIDNDLEDNSNVLNVFSNDNGLNITSSLINLNEVIVFDILGRKLFEKKNINSNTLQIKSILTNNMTLIVKTKLTSGKIDTRKIIYQIK
- a CDS encoding glycosyltransferase family 117 protein — protein: MKKTENFTSLLIFIFTFSVYTFTASRTINFWDSSEFITTNLNLEATHSPGAPFYTLLSSFILLFFPVTWSALICNLISSLFGSLTVVFLFKISYMVCSKMQNDSLYSKWISISSGTISALTLAFSTSFWTASTETEVYTLSSFLLLLSFYIALLWSQSKDEKKSKRLILFFSFLLGISVGVHLINLSVIVPLSVLYAHKKKNENWKFIGIYLLASVILFFCIYLFGIQGFLKTSSVLDIFLVNRFSFPVNSGLLISILGLLSICFVLLLKVKNNKLKFIVLSTLLFFIGGSSYLLPILRNNVSTPFSYQIKSSNDLLNYIQAKQFGVDKIPLLYGTSFNAPLDKITPFVDGRKITSYNDITKKYEVVDDGYYSIPNYADEFKMLFPRMYSQNSVSSIGYRNWATINGEKFNYSIKGKIQEILKPTFSENLAFFYNYQINWLYFRYLGWNFIGRQNTIKGTGDIFNGNWKSGINTFDKFRIGEEIITPEAYKKDKSNDGYYFLPFILGLIGLFAIRKSRTFLLVTLLFFLTFGIGIIIYVNPLPESILIRERDYIFLGSFIIFSLWVGLSLIQIIKWLTFFKNKKIKLAFATIIVSLFAPIQLLAKNFDNHQRSKDTFAYDLGKAYLQSCPQNAILITNGDNFSFSLWYLQEVENFRTDVRIINFDQLNLEFFIDKLNSKNFNALPVNHSLTKNIYIEGKSKLIPFQKETNQSINVNDLIGFLNNEKSTINWNGKQQHYIPNDIFNIQIDSSKIAYSNLINTEKLNAKFITNIEWRFTKEFYQINELILLDIIQNNLTQRPICFSVNGKTDHYIGLQNHTIQNGFVEILYPIIRKEKGLNPKIVDTENMFPLLNNEITFNGIFNQNEIIESETIEYSQSIIRRNYYFLAQALAEEGKINEAKTILDNCINLLPNEKVLYKQYAFALGRLYFRIGEKEKGMQICNLAINNIWNELNWITSFNPKNPIINVKQGEKLMNMYSQMLQQYPGDANSLEINPLEFTNFMTYFNHWKIKNWPY
- a CDS encoding hemagluttinin family protein, with protein sequence MKKILLVSCLLTTFLGLSQTLNEVQGTGSGVSITSGDYNTFYGDSSGALTTSGSQNTFVGYQSGRSNTTSEGVFIGYTAGYNNTTGFDNTFIGHQAGYSNVTAGDNVFIGTESGEMNTTGYDNTFVGEESGTSNTTGYENTFIGEDAGFSNTTGYKNVFVGNEAGISANVGYRNVAVGSEAMSDVDDGHHNTSIGDSSAIDVGDGIYNTMVGAASGVATEWADFNTFVGAMSGWDNNRTNSLTNANRNTYVGMLSGASNREGEDNVGMGAFSGYGRASGVTSNSNFTSWSGNTNRNRTTFIGSQAIAAQNDAITMGYYSYNEGQYAIGIGNEGNMQNAVGAIGMGYQFQTTDNSDYSIAIGNQVNVAQSNAVGIGSGVIVENVGAIAIGNGASSTNPSALNPTYNIAIGYNANVQGFNSVAIGNAATAVNDNTMVLGGVTNPLSVGVGTDTPNANASLDLADTNKGFQVNRMPTANRTTLEGGLTTTDAGLMVFDTDDKILYVWDGAAWSTSTIDIQALSDLEDRVEALEDAADGSGTDMTPEMFNYQTAIKDTNGDAIANQSVSFRISILETTNSGTVIYEETHSTTTSQYGIVNFQIGSGSVTSGDFTTIDWAGDLHFVKVEADVTGGSSYTTLGTTQLISVPYALHSKTADRLSGYSGSTLKTSLDDKDNRIKTLEDEVKELKKLVNQLIQSKN